The Balaenoptera ricei isolate mBalRic1 chromosome 9, mBalRic1.hap2, whole genome shotgun sequence genome segment CTTAAGAGAATCCTCATTCAGTGATCATTTCTCTCATTAAAGGCACTTTCAATGACATGATTGGAAAGGAGTACATTTTAACTGCAGTGCAGATTAATTCCTTGGAACACCTGGGGAAATAGGCGCTGAATGGGGGCACTTACAGCGATTCAATAGGCAAGACAGTCTTGAGCACTTCAATAGATGCATTCCCAGAAAAAAGCATGTGCCCTAAAAACACttgtatttttcctttagttttccaGCTGTTTCTATGTATAGCTCTGTAAAGAGATCACACTCAGTACTTGACTGACTTTCAAGACAGTGGCCCTAACTCTTCCCACCACAGCTGTGCTTGACAAAATTAGCAAACAGCTAGTCttacagggaaggaaaaaaaagaatgaatgaaaccaaGTTGAGTCAAGCTTCCTTACAGCACAGGGATCGGTCCTTGCCCAGACAATGCCAGGGCCTGGACCTGGAGCAGCTGAATGAAATATTCGGCCCCTACCACTTATGCAGTATACTTTTCAATAGGCAAGTTTAAGTGTTATCTCTCTAAATATAAATTGTGGGGactatttcttcccttttctctctcttgaaCATTTCTTATTGATCTCAGGCTTAAAATTAATTAAGtcagaattataaaaattatatgataagGGTTGAGAAAGCGTGAAGGGCTAACGTTTGCCTACAAAGTGTGAGTTGAGGATCTTGATCCTTCATATCATACTCCCAACCAgagaacaaatacaaaaataaacacacatgtTATACATAATACAAAGTGTAAATCTACAAACACAAGTGTACTAATTAGAGTTTTTCCTCAGAAGCACAGTTTCCCTCCAGTCcctcagagaggaggaggaatggGGACGGGATTTTTAAGACAGCTTTTCATGTCTTAAAAAGTTTGTGATAACAGTCTCAGTAGCGCAAACAATTTCACGTGAAACCAGaagctgtaaaaataaattacttttgaaGAAATGTAGGTTCCTCTGTCTGCAGCTCAGAACTCGTCATGTCGTACTAAGGCCTCAccgaaatctgtggcctggctgCCCACAAATAAATCATACTTGTCAACAATCTCCTCCTTGGTAAGCTTGCCATCCTGAAAGTGGGGAGAACAGTGTGatgcaaaatgtatttctcatttcaAATTTAGAACGCTGTTATCGTACAACAGGGGTTAGTCAAGATTTACGATTCTAATTCCCACTAAATTAAATGTGAACTCaatcctccctgcccacccccaacacacacacatgcaaagagggaagaaaacagcAGTTGATACATTTTTCTTACCAAGGAAGTTAAAAGTGGAAGGATGGAAATAATATAGCTCAATAGCTCAATGCTAGggatatgggtttgttttttgagaagaaaatgcTCCCTTTCGAGCAAAATGTGGGACATCTCCTAGATATGGGTAAGAGATAGTCAAGGATAGCCAGGAAAAATACTTCAAAGTGAATCAAGTCTTTGTCTAACAGGAACAATGATATATGCTAATATCAAGCACAGTCTTCAACTCCAAAATGACCTAGTCACCAATCAGATTCCAGACAGAACCCCAAATGAAGGCTCAGATACTCATCTCAAGAATTATCTAGGCCAGATTCCCAAGGGACAACTACATGAGTTTCCTTTTCTCACATGTCTCAGGACACAGCACCTGGCTACTGAAGTGACTGAGCAAGAACTCAAAACAGACTGACCCTCAAAAAGGCTCAATAAGAAACtgcattaggggcttccctggtggcacagtggttaagaatccgcctgccaatgcaggggacacgggttcgagccctggtccgtgaagatcccacatgctgtggagcaactaagcccgtgcgccacaactactgagcctgcgctctagagcccgtacgccacaactactgaagcccgtgcctagagcctgtgctccgcaacgagagaagccaccacaatgagaagcccacgcaccacaacgaagagtagcccccgctcaccgcaactagagaaagcctgcgcacagcaacaaagactcaacacagccaaagataaataaaataatttaaaaaaaaaaactgctttaaaacCGAAGATCAGTctaaataaaagaacatttagAATTCTAGAATCCCCCAACTTTAGACTGATTTTCAGTTTGCTCTAAGGAGAGCATTCAAATCTCTGAAAAAGGTGACAGGGCTCAGCAGTAACACTGCTCTTTTAATGAACTGGATGCCTTCTCAGATAACTGATCAAGGGTAATTTTAACAGGTTTCAGAGAAAAGCTGATTTATAAGCTCCTACAAatgacttaattttaaaaagcatatttcaTTTAAGAAGGAAACAACCAGCTTCGAGTAGGCAAAATGAACCTGTAAAagataaaagaacaaaggaaataacaacaaaaaagcaaagattTCTTGGGGTTCCAAAGATAGCAGATGATGCATGCTGCGCACAGGCTATATCCAGAGGCTCTTTCTGAGGCTTAAATTCCTCCAATGCTGGGAACATTGGGCAAAGGGATTTCTAAAATGAGATCAGACAGCTAGCGCTGTCCTGTAAGTTTTCAATCGCCAACTTTAGATCCACAGCAGACTCAGACTAATTAAGACCTTAAATGCTCTATGTACCTCAACAGATATTCTTTAGGCAATCCCCTAGAAACAGACTTCGATCACTGAGAGATTGGGCCTGGACAGACTTACCTTGTTTTGGTCGGACTCATAGACGAGGTGCCTGGCTTCTGCCTCCGCGTGATCGTAGTCTGAGGGAAGGATCCAGTCTTTGGTCTCTTCCTTATCCATCTTCCCATCACGGTTCTTATCTCGAAACTCAACAAattgttctctctctgtctttaccCATTCTGGCTCGTCAGCGTTCCCATCATGGCTGTACATGTCACCTGTGTGAATACACATCCATACAAACGACGGGTTTGTCTTTTCTCAAAGACTGCCCCATGCAAAGCTGACCTGACCCTTTTTCCTCATTCATCAGTTTGGAACCTAATAGCAGTTATAAGTATATTTTAGGTCACAGAGACCTTAAGAAGCAAGGCGTTTTCCTGATGTGTGATTATTGATCTTGCAACAAGAATATTTCCAGCTGTTGGTCTTGAATGATATGAGAGCAAAgagaatccttaaaaaaaaaaatgcagaaacaaagggagATGACTAGCATCAAGAAAGGTGAAGACCAGGACTTCCCCAGTGgagcagtagttaagaatccgcctgccaatgcaggggacatgggttcaatccctggtctaggaagatcccacatgctgcggagcaactaagcccatgtgtgccacaactactgagcccacgtgccacaactactgaagcccatgcacctagagcccgtgctccgcgatgagagaagccaccacaatgagaaccctgtgcacaacaacaaagagtagcccccgctcgttgcaaccagagaaagcccacgcagcaatgaagacccaacacagccaaaaataaataaataaatttctttttaaaaaaataaaaaggtaaagacCAACTTTCGTAAGATAGTTGTTCCCTATATCCCATTTCACTACTAATTAACCCGACCACTAGTTTTAGAAAGATGTGGTTTTAAATCCTCAAGAAAACTTGAGAGGTCTATAAGTCAAACTGTCTACCAACCAATTACAgagtatacttttatttttttttttaagtatttaaaagttttatttttggccgcattgggtttttgttgctgcgcgtgggctttctctagatgcggcgagcaggggctactcttcgttgcggtgcatgggcttctcattgcagtggcttctcttgttgcggagcacaggctctaggcacacgggctcagtagttgtgactcgtaggctctagagcgcaggctcagtagttgtggcgcacgggcttagctgctgtCAAAATTCTTTTAGGAATTACATGAGTGAAAGTCTGAAGACTCCTAAATTACACTATATCAAAGTAAGTGTACATGCAGTCCATGTAAGGTATGGGAACACACCTAATATAAGTCTAAGTAACTTCTAAAGAGTTATTTACTTGTGATGAAAGTAATTTGTATGTTGGGACCCATAAAATGGAGGCTGCCTCAGTGGCCGGGCCCATGCCACAAATCTAAACCTAAGTCAGCCCATACTGCCAAGAAAACCTAACATGTATCAATCACAACCCTCCAGCTCAGCTTCAGACTTACCTTACCCTTAGAAAAGACGACCTGCTATCTTTATAAGGAAATCCCTGACCTCCTAGCCAATCACGTCCTGCATCCGAGTTGCCCCTCTAATGTCTTATAAAGCCTGCTCTTGCCCAAAACCCCCTGGGAAGAATGCCCCACTGCTTGTGAGGTACTTTACTCCCCCAATCCATGGATTGTTTTCCCTTGAATAAAGGACATCAAACTTGTTACTAAATTCTACTATTTCCGGCATTTGACAGTTGGCACTGTCATTTTCCTGAACTTGAGGGTTAAGAGTAGAACTACTCCTTTCTGTCTTAAACACAAATTGGGAGTTTCAGAGCAGGTCTTGCCAATTCTTTCTTCATGTTACAGCACATTCAGAAAACACAGTATTTGTATGATCCACTGGCCAGCACCCTGCCCTAGCTGTCCTGAGGGTCATACAGATTGGGAAATTCTGAATTAGGGAATTCGTGCGTATTAGGAAACGCACGTTAGGAAAACGTGCGTTTAAAAgacaaagttttctttttctttctttctttctttttctttaaatttggccacaccacacggcattcgggatcttagttccccaaccaggggtcaaacccggctgccacagtgaaagtgccgagtcctaaccactggaccgccagggaatttcctgaaaGACATGCTTTTAATAGAAGCTTGAATATACAACATAATGTAAGTGCATCTTAAAGCTAGAAGAGTAAGGATAAGAATTAATACtatttaattttctattaaaaaattcaacctatataatgatattaaggaattactaattttttgacattttatttaaaaatttttagagatACATATGTATCTTAAGAGAGATATAaccaaatatttacagatgaaatgagattgggatttacttcaaaataataaaggaggTAAGACGTGGATATGGATTTAAAAGGACTGGCCATGGGTTGATGGCTGCTGGGACTGAGCCTAAGTACAGGGGATTCATTATActatttaattttgtgtatgcttGCAATGctgtataataaatttaaatggttCAACAGTATAACTCTGGGGACTTATTAATGCTAAATGTAAGAGGCAAagaccatttgtttctttttgatctTTCTCCTCAACAGGGCAGAAACTAGCATACCCCTAGAAACTGGAAGATACTGTTTGGGAGACTTTTTAGCTTTACAAAGCCCAGCACCCAAGATGTAAAAGTGTCTGCATTAGTTGATGATTTGCAAAACAAAGTCATACACACACAGTTGATAGTTTTAGTAGTTTCAAGAAATAATTGATCTATATGATGGGAGGGAGATAGAAGTATCTCTTTATTTGGCCCCAATGCTTGATAAACGAAGGTACTTAACCGTTAATAAAACGTAATTCCTCTCAAGAGGTTCAAAATGAGTTCCTCTGTTTTAGCAATGGTGATAAAATGGCAAAAGCCAAGaattgaaagataaaatattaaaaaaaagaaatagtcgaCTTTGAAATGGGCTCAGTAAATGCACCCAGGCATTTATTTCCACTGTGCTGATGAACTCcactaaaaaaatcattttggaaaaaaattccatcTTCCCACTGCTCACCCCTCTCAAAGTACATCATGGAGTCTTAGAAGAAAAGAGTATTCAAGGAGTAATTCAACTGGAGTAACTCTAGAAAATAAATAGCAGGTATAATTAGACAAAATCTGAGTAAAGGAGTGACTTGTTCAATGGACTGAAGTGACATACAGGGATAGAGGTAAGGGCTTAAGTCTCCCTTTCACACTTAAAATAAACATTCCAGGTAAAGATCAGAAGCCTAAAAACAAATTGTCTTATGAAACACAAAACCAGTGGTGCACTAGAATTAAGTTACTATGAGTAAAAATAAGAattggaaatataaaattatctaaaatcttttaaaatggaatGACATTTGTAACAAAGACATTTGTAATATCTTCCATCTCTTCTCCTTTACTTATGCTAATTTCCATCACACTAATTGTGAAACAATTTGCTCAACTACTTGGTAAGAGGCAGctcctttttttaaagcaatgggaaaatcttgaaattatttcgaggataataaaaatagttttagggacttccctggcagtccaatggttaagactctgcacttccactgcagggggcacgggttcgatccctgattggagaactaagatcccacgtgctgcacggcacggccaaaaaaaaagctttacttgAGAGAAAGGTATAGCATCTAAAATAAACAGACaactaggaattccctggcaggccagtggttaggactccgagctttcattGCTGAAGGCAAAGGTTCGattcttggtcagggaactaagatcccacaagccgaggtgtggtcaaaaaagaaaaaggaaaagaaaacaaaaccagacaactaaaaggaaaaatggcagaaaggagtgatttttaaaaaaagatggaaggaaacaAATTAAGAGAACCTAGACAGAAAACATGAATAGAATACAGCAAAGAGGAAAGACTAAGAGGAATCAACAACTCTTAGTCACCCAACTGTCTCTTTTGTTCTATTTCCCAGTTTCCTAATGCCAGTCTAGGCTCCCTGCAACTCCTTACTGTCAATTCCACAGGGCATCTGGGATGCACTATTTCACTGCTGTCCACtacagtagccactggccacatgggGCTACTGAGGACTTGAAATGTGACTGGTTCAAACTGAAATGTGCTGTAGTGTAAAATAAACTTTTGAAGATTTgtataaaaaaaaactctcaatgaTTTATATTGATAACATGCTGAAATTATAGTATTTTGGAATCTTAGGCTAAATAAAATACACTATTGAAAtaaatttcatgtttctttttattgtttttgatgtggctattagaaaagttaaaactatatatgtggctcacatttacATTTTGACTTGCCAGTGCTGCTACAGACACTTTATCATGACCCCCTATTCCTCACGCTGGTCTGACTTAATGATGTGCTAAGAGTTGACCCATGGGGTAAATTGTTTCTATTGGTGAACATATCTTCCAAAGCTTCTCAGCTTCTTCTAAGAAAAACACTAGAAACAGACTTACCAATATACTCCTCCAGATCAATGAAACCATCAGCATTCTTATCTATATCTTCCATTGTTTCCTAAACAGAAGAGAGTAATTAGACTTAGTATCTGGATGAGTTAGTTTAGGCAATTATTTGTCAttcattaaaatacacacacacacacacacacacacacacacacacacacacacacacacacgtgtttaTGTAGATGTGTGTGGGTATGGTTAAACCATAGGAAATTGTGGTTTTTCTAGCTGAAAGAATGGTAAAATATTATCAATTTTTTATGCTTCAGCTTAAAATAACTAATAGTCTTCTTGAAGGAACACTTAATAGTGAACTATCCCATCAAGCCCATGATGATCTGGTAGCCCTAGTCATGCTTAACTCTAACAGGAGATGTGACCAGTGAGTACGTCTACAGCTACAGTCTACGTTTTATCAGTAACTGCCTTCTGTGAAAATTCTTTAGTATCACTGTCATTACTCAGtgcctgatattttaaaaaataggatttCCCCTCATGCTTACAGTATGAAGCCACCAATGAAGGGCAAAATACATAATCTGATGGTTCGTATTGTCATACTAAACAGAAAGCCTAAAGCACCATCGAGATCACAGAAAAACAGAGTGACAGAGCTTGGACTCAATCTGGCCAGCACTTGTATAGCAAGTCATTCTTCTAAATACAGAGGAAAGGCTAAAGGggaaagcataagcaacaaaaagaGAACGCTTCCACTGAGAATTCTTGctctcccccacccacctgcACTACTATATCCTTCATGTAGTCATACTCCTCAGGGTGCAGGAAAGCTGTGAATTCCTCCTTTGTGGCAATGAGGTCTCCATCCTTGTCTGCCATTTTAAACCTCCGCTCATCTCTAACCATCATCTGTTTATAGTTAAATCCATCATCAGGGTCTGGAtcatctagaaaagaaaaatttaggtCAAATCTTAAAAGACTTCcagaaaacatgaaaatgtatGGGGAATCAATTTCCAAGAAAGATAAACCAAGCACTAAAGAATTAACTCTTGATTACTCAGGTAAAATTGCAGCAGTATAAAGACATCCAGTTTTGGTAATCAAAGACCTCAAAGTCAGGTCTGAGTTGAATGTAAATGCTTGCCATTCAACATGGAACCCTGGCTCCTGGACTGTGTAATCCGTTATGCAATGCTTCACTGTCACTGCTCTTGGGGCAACCAAAGAGCTTGAGTTTTCTAGATATAGCCAAGGGGCAGCGGTGGTTCTAAAGTCATACTGAGTTTGAATCCTAACTCTACCACTtcttagccatgtgaccttgggcaagtaacttaactgtacttcaatttactcatctgtaaaatggagataacaacagTGCCGgcctcataggattgttatgaggctaaataagcaaataaatgtaaGTTAAgtgctagaacagtgcctggcacagagttggcttttaataaatgttagccattgcTATGTTGATTAAACATTAGGTTCTCATTAAAAAGCCAGATATCAGGAATttcccggcggtccagtggttaggactccgagctctcactgccgggggcctgggttcaatccctggtcagcagaactaaaatcccacaagctgtgcagtgcagcaCCCACCCGCCCCtcccaaaagaagccagacatcaaAGGCCTTCTATCCCATTATAGGACATCTGGATTCAAGTACCAGAACAACATCACTTTGAATGGTCACATTGTAGTTTCTTAAGCCAACTCAGAAATACACCACGAGATACAAATACTGTTCACTACCCCCCCTTCCCGATTtttgtaaaattctagaaaatgcaaacaaattcgagttacagaaaacagatcagtggttgccttgaGGATTataaagggacacaaggaaactgttgggggtgatggaaatgttcatttATTTCGATTGTAGCGATGAGCTCACCGATACATACACgtgtcaaaactcatcaattGTGCATTTTACATACGTGCAGTGTATCGTATGTCAGTTTTACTTCAATGAAGCTGTTACAAAAGATAAACATTAGATTACAACCAAATTAAATTTGGTTTTATCCATCTGTTAGGATGTTGAACTGGACAAGCAGTAGTTATTTAGTCTCTCTgtaagaatctagaaaaatgaaattttgtttctttaagttGAAAAAATGTGGAGTTAatggcagaaaaggaaaaaaaaaccttttcaatCTGAGTTGCTGTATAGACCAAATAAGGTAACATGTGaagatattttgaaaggaaaagacACCATATTAAAGGTAAGAAATGATTGTTCCTACAACATATTggtcaaatttaaaaaaagatacagcaCTAGTTTTATGAAAATGACCCACAGGGTCCCTTAGTAACATTACACTGTTGACTTTCGATACGGTAGTTCAATCTTTCCATGCTTTAAgcagttaaaaacaacaacaataaactaCTGCTCTATTTTGAGAGATGAAGCTTCATTCTTTGTTGAGTGCCAAAATTCAGTGAGATAGTTGACTGAATCATGAGGCTTTGCAGACCCTATACGTGTATACTCAAAGCCGTAACAGGTTAGAGACAAAGAATTTAAGGAAAGTATGATCTTTCGCAGATACTAAGTCATTTCTTCTAAACAAATAAAGCTTCAGTACAAACTATGTAACATAAATAAGAAAGATAACAGAAGACAACTTATACATTAAGAGTAGATTCTTAGCTAAgagcccttctctcctccttaGTTAAAACATGGTGACTGAAATCAAGTAGCCCGATAACATGCACATATATAAGGATGAAAAAGGAagctttaaaactttatttttaatgactaaacTCATGTGCCTATCATCACTGCTCAGAGTGCCGTTATCTGTCTTAAGCACCAGTTTACTGGGCCATCTGGCCTGGGTAGGCTC includes the following:
- the CALU gene encoding calumenin isoform X2; its protein translation is MDLRQFLTCLSLCTAFALSKPTEKKDRVHHEPQLSDKVHNDAQSFDYDHDAFLGAEEAKTFDQLTPEESKERLGKIVSKIDGDKDGFVTVDELKDWIKFAQKRWIYEDVERQWKGHDLNEDGLVSWEEYKNATYGYVLDDPDPDDGFNYKQMMVRDERRFKMADKDGDLIATKEEFTAFLHPEEYDYMKDIVVQETMEDIDKNADGFIDLEEYIGDMYSHDGNADEPEWVKTEREQFVEFRDKNRDGKMDKEETKDWILPSDYDHAEAEARHLVYESDQNKDGKLTKEEIVDKYDLFVGSQATDFGEALVRHDEF
- the CALU gene encoding calumenin isoform X1; the encoded protein is MDLRQFLTCLSLCTAFALSKPTEKKDRVHHEPQLSDKVHNDAQSFDYDHDAFLGAEEAKTFDQLTPEESKERLGMIVDKIDADKDGFVTEGELKSWIKHAQKKYIYDNVENQWQEFDLNQDGLISWDEYRNVTYGTYLDDPDPDDGFNYKQMMVRDERRFKMADKDGDLIATKEEFTAFLHPEEYDYMKDIVVQETMEDIDKNADGFIDLEEYIGDMYSHDGNADEPEWVKTEREQFVEFRDKNRDGKMDKEETKDWILPSDYDHAEAEARHLVYESDQNKDGKLTKEEIVDKYDLFVGSQATDFGEALVRHDEF